A single region of the Candidatus Zixiibacteriota bacterium genome encodes:
- the motA gene encoding flagellar motor stator protein MotA gives MLAIIGIFIVAGAVIGGFLMEKGQMMVLFQPAEFLIIGGAALGTLLVGVPPKVLKSIMSSLGKILGSGPTKKSYTDLLAMMYELFNVARKDGLVGLEAHIESPEKSAVLSKYPELMKNHHALGFLVDTMRLIIMGGVPEHDLESMMDLDLETHHHENLQSSISLARVGDALPGLGIVAAVLGVVITMGAIDGPPSEIGEKVGAALVGTFLGVLLSYGFVQPLAANIEQMTDAESKYYICLKQGLLAFHKGFAASIAVEFARRVITSDVRPSFFEVEEACRATKAPKAG, from the coding sequence ATGCTTGCGATAATCGGCATCTTTATCGTGGCGGGCGCGGTTATTGGCGGTTTTTTGATGGAAAAAGGACAAATGATGGTTCTTTTTCAGCCGGCCGAGTTTTTGATTATTGGCGGCGCTGCGCTGGGCACGCTTCTGGTGGGTGTTCCCCCGAAGGTATTGAAGTCGATAATGTCGAGTCTGGGGAAGATTCTCGGGTCCGGCCCGACCAAGAAATCGTACACCGATCTTCTGGCCATGATGTATGAGCTTTTCAATGTGGCACGCAAAGATGGTCTGGTTGGTCTGGAGGCACATATCGAAAGCCCCGAAAAAAGCGCCGTTTTGAGCAAGTATCCCGAACTGATGAAAAACCACCATGCGCTTGGTTTTCTGGTCGATACGATGCGGCTGATAATCATGGGCGGCGTGCCGGAGCATGATCTGGAATCGATGATGGACCTCGATCTGGAGACGCATCATCATGAAAATCTGCAATCCTCAATTTCGCTGGCGCGGGTGGGGGACGCCTTGCCGGGGTTGGGGATTGTGGCCGCGGTGCTGGGTGTGGTGATCACCATGGGGGCGATTGACGGCCCGCCATCGGAGATTGGCGAAAAAGTCGGCGCCGCGCTGGTAGGAACATTCCTCGGCGTGCTGCTTTCCTATGGATTTGTCCAGCCGCTGGCGGCCAATATCGAGCAAATGACGGATGCCGAATCGAAATATTATATCTGCCTCAAACAAGGGCTGCTGGCTTTTCATAAGGGTTTTGCGGCCTCAATTGCGGTCGAATTTGCCCGACGTGTTATTACCAGCGATGTTCGTCCCAGTTTCTTTGAAGTCGAGGAAGCCTGCCGCGCCACCAAAGCGCCCAAGGCTGGATAG
- a CDS encoding HIT domain-containing protein → MNCLFCKIAAANSPAKIFYDDKEIVIFADIMPRAEIHLLVCPKAHYKTLLDIPDDLLMKVINRIRVLATELGLEDNFRLILNNGAHSGQIVEHLHFHFMSNASNVDLRFKSQSIGKS, encoded by the coding sequence ATGAATTGCCTGTTCTGTAAAATAGCCGCCGCAAACAGCCCGGCCAAGATATTCTATGATGATAAAGAAATCGTGATTTTTGCCGATATTATGCCGCGCGCCGAAATTCACCTGCTGGTCTGCCCCAAAGCCCATTATAAGACCTTGCTGGATATTCCGGATGATCTCTTGATGAAAGTAATCAACCGGATCCGGGTGCTGGCGACAGAGTTGGGTTTAGAGGATAATTTTCGTCTGATTCTGAATAATGGCGCTCATTCCGGGCAAATTGTTGAACATCTTCACTTTCACTTCATGTCAAATGCGTCAAATGTGGACTTGCGATTCAAAAGTCAAAGCATTGGAAAAAGTTAG